From Xiphophorus hellerii strain 12219 chromosome 20, Xiphophorus_hellerii-4.1, whole genome shotgun sequence, the proteins below share one genomic window:
- the tfe3b gene encoding transcription factor E3b isoform X1 — MSSRVLLRQQLMREQAQEQERREAQQQASASQLRASDSTPAISVSLPPNAARPPPAQVPVEVLKVQTHLENPTKYHIQQAQRQQVKQYLSTTLGNKAVTQSLGVSPVHQSSSAPEVGPSASSAPNSPMALLNIGSNKEEIDDVIDDIISLESSFNDDIITLIDSGLQLPSTLPGNLLDVYHSPGMAAPTLTVSNSCPADLPQIKREITDTDAKALLKERQKKDNHNLIERRRRFNINDRIKELGTLIPKTIDPPDREMRWNKGTILKASVDYIRKLQKEQQRAKDVEMRQKKLEQANHVLMLRIQELEMQAQLHGLPASQQQQQAAPHGVQNPGAASTLNLSALSAIAQPLPASFLSPPSSDSPAGVTISSPLDLGSLSFAELDDPASSALYPDVGLGDILMDDGCALSPERMGEPLFSPLSPGASKTSSRRSSLEMDEDL, encoded by the exons ATGTCGTCGCGCGTGTTGCTGCGCCAGCAGCTGATGCGAGAGCAAGCCCAGGAGCAGGAGCGGCGCGAGGCCCAGCAGCAGGCCTCCGCCTCCCAGCTCAGAGCTTCCGACTCCACGCCAGCTATCTCCGTCTCCCTGCCGCCCAACGCTGCTCGGCCCCCGCCGGCGCAGGTGCCTGTGGAGGTGCTAAAA GTGCAGACGCACTTGGAGAACCCCACCAAGTACCACATCCAGCAGGCCCAGAGGCAGCAGGTGAAGCAGTACCTCTCCACCACTTTGGGGAACAAGGCGGTCACGCAGTCGCTCGGCGTGTCCCCCGTGCACCAGTCCAGTTCGGCCCCCGAAGTCGGCCCCTCCGCCAGCAGCGCCCCCAACAGCCCCATGGCTCTGCTGAACATCGGCTCGAACAAGGAGGAA ATCGATGATGTGATCGACGACATCATCAGTCTCGAATCCAGCTTCAACGACGACATCATCACCTTGATCGACTCAGGTCTTCAGCTGCCCAGCACG CTCCCGGGAAACCTGCTGGATGTTTACCACAGCCCTGGAATGGCAGCTCCTACTCTCACTGTCAGCAACTCCTGCCCTGCTGACCTTCCACAAATCAAAAGGGAAATCACCG ACACCGATGCCAAAGCATTATTGAAGGAAAGGCAGAAGAAAGACAACCATAACCTCA TCGAGCGGAGGCGACGATTCAACATAAACGACCGAATAAAGGAGCTGGGTACTCTGATCCCCAAAACGATTGACCC gCCTGACAGGGAGATGCGTTGGAATAAAGGGACTATCCTGAAGGCCTCTGTGGACTACATCAGGAAGCTACagaaggagcagcagagagccaAGGATGTCGAAATGCGCCagaagaagctggagcaggCCAACCACGTTCTAATGTTACGCATCCAG GAACTTGAAATGCAGGCACAGCTCCACGGACTGCCAGcctcccagcagcagcagcaggcggcGCCCCACGGCGTCCAGAACCCCGGCGCCGCCTCCACCCTGAACCTCTCGGCTCTGAGCGCCATAGCGCAGCCGCTGCCGGCCTCCTTCCTCTCCCCGCCCTCCTCCGACTCCCCCGCCGGCGTCACCATCAGCAGCCCGCTGGACCTCGGCAGCCTGAGCTTCGCCGAGCTGGACGACCCCGCCTCCTCGGCGCTCTACCCGGACGTGGGCCTGGGGGACATTCTCATGGACGACGGGTGCGCCCTGTCCCCGGAGAGGATGGGCGAGCCGCTGTTCTCCCCACTGTCACCAGGTGCCTCTAAAACCAGCAGCCGCAGGAGCAGCCTTGAAATGGACGAGGACTTGTGA
- the tfe3b gene encoding transcription factor E3b isoform X2, translated as MSSRVLLRQQLMREQAQEQERREAQQQASASQLRASDSTPAISVSLPPNAARPPPAQVPVEVLKVQTHLENPTKYHIQQAQRQQVKQYLSTTLGNKAVTQSLGVSPVHQSSSAPEVGPSASSAPNSPMALLNIGSNKEEIDDVIDDIISLESSFNDDIITLIDSGLQLPSTLPGNLLDVYHSPGMAAPTLTVSNSCPADLPQIKREITDTDAKALLKERQKKDNHNLIERRRRFNINDRIKELGTLIPKTIDPEMRWNKGTILKASVDYIRKLQKEQQRAKDVEMRQKKLEQANHVLMLRIQELEMQAQLHGLPASQQQQQAAPHGVQNPGAASTLNLSALSAIAQPLPASFLSPPSSDSPAGVTISSPLDLGSLSFAELDDPASSALYPDVGLGDILMDDGCALSPERMGEPLFSPLSPGASKTSSRRSSLEMDEDL; from the exons ATGTCGTCGCGCGTGTTGCTGCGCCAGCAGCTGATGCGAGAGCAAGCCCAGGAGCAGGAGCGGCGCGAGGCCCAGCAGCAGGCCTCCGCCTCCCAGCTCAGAGCTTCCGACTCCACGCCAGCTATCTCCGTCTCCCTGCCGCCCAACGCTGCTCGGCCCCCGCCGGCGCAGGTGCCTGTGGAGGTGCTAAAA GTGCAGACGCACTTGGAGAACCCCACCAAGTACCACATCCAGCAGGCCCAGAGGCAGCAGGTGAAGCAGTACCTCTCCACCACTTTGGGGAACAAGGCGGTCACGCAGTCGCTCGGCGTGTCCCCCGTGCACCAGTCCAGTTCGGCCCCCGAAGTCGGCCCCTCCGCCAGCAGCGCCCCCAACAGCCCCATGGCTCTGCTGAACATCGGCTCGAACAAGGAGGAA ATCGATGATGTGATCGACGACATCATCAGTCTCGAATCCAGCTTCAACGACGACATCATCACCTTGATCGACTCAGGTCTTCAGCTGCCCAGCACG CTCCCGGGAAACCTGCTGGATGTTTACCACAGCCCTGGAATGGCAGCTCCTACTCTCACTGTCAGCAACTCCTGCCCTGCTGACCTTCCACAAATCAAAAGGGAAATCACCG ACACCGATGCCAAAGCATTATTGAAGGAAAGGCAGAAGAAAGACAACCATAACCTCA TCGAGCGGAGGCGACGATTCAACATAAACGACCGAATAAAGGAGCTGGGTACTCTGATCCCCAAAACGATTGACCC GGAGATGCGTTGGAATAAAGGGACTATCCTGAAGGCCTCTGTGGACTACATCAGGAAGCTACagaaggagcagcagagagccaAGGATGTCGAAATGCGCCagaagaagctggagcaggCCAACCACGTTCTAATGTTACGCATCCAG GAACTTGAAATGCAGGCACAGCTCCACGGACTGCCAGcctcccagcagcagcagcaggcggcGCCCCACGGCGTCCAGAACCCCGGCGCCGCCTCCACCCTGAACCTCTCGGCTCTGAGCGCCATAGCGCAGCCGCTGCCGGCCTCCTTCCTCTCCCCGCCCTCCTCCGACTCCCCCGCCGGCGTCACCATCAGCAGCCCGCTGGACCTCGGCAGCCTGAGCTTCGCCGAGCTGGACGACCCCGCCTCCTCGGCGCTCTACCCGGACGTGGGCCTGGGGGACATTCTCATGGACGACGGGTGCGCCCTGTCCCCGGAGAGGATGGGCGAGCCGCTGTTCTCCCCACTGTCACCAGGTGCCTCTAAAACCAGCAGCCGCAGGAGCAGCCTTGAAATGGACGAGGACTTGTGA